The following coding sequences are from one Humulus lupulus chromosome X, drHumLupu1.1, whole genome shotgun sequence window:
- the LOC133804975 gene encoding alpha-glucan phosphorylase 2, cytosolic-like isoform X2, whose product MICDCIDLLLCFCQRRWIVVRNPSLCDLITKWLGTEAWIRNVDLLTGLRECATDADLQQEWKMVRRVNKMRLAEYIEGLSGLKVWIKNYKNMNESDRRKVVPHVCIIGGKAAPGYEIAKKIIKLCHAVADKINNNSDMNILTST is encoded by the exons ATGATATGTGATTGTATTGATCTGCTCTTGTGTTTTTGTCAGCGACGATGGATTGTAGTAAGAAATCCCAGTCTTTGTGATCTTATCACAAAATGGCTTGGAACAGAAGCTTGGATTCGCAATGTTGACCTTCTGACTGGCCTCCGAGAATGTGCGACAGATGCAGATCTGCAGCAAGAATGGAAGATG GTTAGGAGGGTTAATAAAATGAGGCTTGCAGAATACATTGAAGGGCTGAGTGGTTTAAAGGTCTGGATAAAAAATTACAAG AATATGAATGAGAGTGACAGGAGGAAGGTTGTACCGCATGTCTGCATAATTGGAGGGAAAGCTGCTCCTGGATATGAGATTGCAAAAAAGATTATCAAACTTTGTCATGCTGTTGCAGACAAAATTAACAATAATAGTGATAT gaACATTTTGACATCAACTTGA
- the LOC133804975 gene encoding uncharacterized protein LOC133804975 isoform X1, with protein MFLHLIQVALQLNDTHPSLAIAELMRVLVDEENLDWDRAWGIVCKIFSFTTHTVLAEGLEKIPIDLLGSLLPRHLEIIYDINFKFVEELKKKIGLDYNRLSHMSIVEDGAVKSIRAANLSIVCSHTVIGVSKVHFELLKTKVFKDFYELWPEKFQYLTNGVTQVEKTSHLIHFTYWLKASH; from the exons ATGTTTCTCCATCTTATTCAGGTTGCTCTACAGTTGAATGATACTCATCCATCACTTGCCATAGCTGAACTCATGAGAGTTCTTGTCGATGAAGAGAATTTGGATTGGGATAGAGCATGGGGCATTGTTTGCAAAATCTTCTCATTCACAACACACACAGTATTGGCAGAAGGACTTGAAAAAATCCCCATTGATTTACTTGGCAGTCTACTTCCTCGCCATTTGGAA attatatatgacattaatttcaaatttgtGGAAGAATTGAAGAAGAAGATAGGTTTAGATTACAATCGTCTGTCCCATATGTCAATTGTTGAAGACGGTGCTGTGAAG AGTATTCGGGCGGCGAACCTATCAATTGTTTGTTCCCATACTGTAATTGGTGTTTCAAAAGTACATTTTGAGTTATTAAAGACCAAGGTGTTCAAG GACTTCTATGAGCTGTGGCCTGAGAAATTTCAGTACTTGACAAATGGTGTAACTCAGGTAGAAAAGACATCGCACCTTATTCATTTTACATATTGGTTGAAAGCATCTCATTGA